The following coding sequences are from one Macaca nemestrina isolate mMacNem1 chromosome 1, mMacNem.hap1, whole genome shotgun sequence window:
- the LOC105494578 gene encoding large ribosomal subunit protein eL27-like has product MGKFMKPEKVVLVLAGRYSGCKAVIMKNTDDGTSDGPYSHALVAGTDHYPPKVTAAIGKKKIAKRSKIKSFVKVYNYNHLMPTRYSMDIPLDKTVVNKDVFRDPAHKRRTRQEAKVKFEERYKTGKKKWSFQKLWF; this is encoded by the coding sequence ATGGGCAAGTTCATGAAGCCTGAGAAGGTGGTGCTTGTCCTGGCTGGACGCTACTCTGGATGCAAAGCCGTCATCATGAAGAACACTGATGATGGCACCTCAGATGGCCCCTACAGTCATGCTCTGGTGGCTGGAACTGACCACTACCCCCCTAAAGTGACAGCTGCCATAGGCAAGAAGAAGATTGCCAAGAGGTCAAAGATCAAGTCTTTTGTGAAAGTTTATAATTACAATCACCTAATGCCCACAAGGTATTCTATGGATATCCCCTTGGACAAAACTGTCGTCAATAAGGATGTCTTCAGAGATCCTGCTCATAAACGCAGGACCCGACAAGAGGCCAAGGTCAAGTTTGAAGAGAGATACAAGACAGGCAAGAAAAAGTGGTCCTTCCAAAAGCTGTGGTTTTAG